The genomic window CGGTTTTGCCATCTGGGTCAAATAGCTGGTGTTTAAGAGATTCCTtgcagaggaagaaaatgGCGAGAGCGCTTATGAATCCATTGAACATCCATCCGATAATCCTTTTCCAGCTGAAGAGAATGTTCTGCACACCTTCTTGGTATAGCAATGGAAACTGCAAGAAACGATAGCGCTAAGTAACTCTGTTTTTAAGGGAATCCTACAAATTTAAAGAAtctcaaaccctaaacctacCTTGTAACAGAAGCGAGCTGAGACGTCTTGATCAAAGACTCCTAGGGCAATGACGggaagagaggagaagaagacgttgaaaagagaaagaaaccaGTCGTTATATGCTGGTTGTCCAGAGAAGGAAGTATATGCTTCATATAAGAACACCGTGACTCCGAAGGTGATGTTCTTGTAGAAGAAGTAACATATCTACAAAAGGCGAAACCAGGGTAAGAAAAAGATTGACATGAATGATGAAATAAGAGAATTTTCTGACTGAAAAGTTTCAGTCTTTTTACCATGGATGCGATTCTGCTGTAACACCAATGACCATGGACAAGCAATAAACGTTCTAGATATCGGAATTGGGCAATGGCAATATCACTAGACATTACTGCTTGCATTCCTTCAACACCGCTTATTCCTACACCAATGTCTGCTTCTTGAAGCATACCTACATCGTTTGCTCCATCGCCAATTGCTAAAGTTGTTTTCCCAGTTCCGGACTTAACCAGTCGCGTTACCTAGAAACCcgaaaatatcatcaaaacacaagaaactggaaaaaacattaaaaaaatatcatcaagaTTTAAAGAATGTACCAATGCTTTCTGTTTAGGTGATGATCTACAGCATATCACAGAGGCACAACTAGTGGCAAGATCAAgaaacattttcttgatttcgtcCTCGAGGGCGTAGGTTAGCGATTTCCCATCGATGATCAAAGCAAACGCTTCAGAGCTCGCGCCTGATGCAGCGAGTAAGGCCTTTCCTTCTTGTAGTTGCATCACAACGCTTTCTCTTGATGCCAATTCGATTTCGTCTTTGCCTCCAGATTTCTCTAGAGATTTGATCTGAGGTGTCTCAAGATTGATGATGATCTGCTTCATCTCTTGTCTTAGTAAACTAGATGCAAATCTGcaagagaagattttgatGTTAGTAGCCAAAACAACACacacaagaacaagaacattaCTGTTTCCAGATTCAGTACCCAATATTGATAGCTGTTTCCATTTTGTCTCCAGTTAGAACCCAAATCTTAATCCCAGCTTGAGCAAGTTTGTCAATACATTCCGGGACCTGAAACACCGATCAATCGACAAACCGTTACTTCCAAAAAACCTTAAACTGTGAAAACACTTGTAGCTTTATATAGTCTTTCATCAAAGTCATACCCCATTCTGAAGTTTGTCTTCAACAGCAGTAGCACCAAGGAGAATAAGATCACGTTCCATTTTATCCGTGATTTCGTCTATTAAAGCTTCACGATCCTCGCTCACGGAAGCCTTAGCTTCATTGAAACTCTTATTGAACTCTATGTACTCATTCTCATCAACCTCACGGTATGCAAGTACTAGAGTCCTTAGACCTGCATCTGCATATTGGTTTACATGTTCTTGGGTTTTTGCCTCGAATTGACGACCGTTCTTTGCAAGTCTTTCGAACATTACACTACACAGAGAACACCAAACTCAAAGTTAGATTTTATAATGAACCAAAATGTCTAAAAAATGTCTAAACTCGCTTACTTATCAGCTCCCTTAGACAACAGCAAGAGCTTCCCGTCATCGTCTCTTACAATAACAGACATTCTCTTCCTAGTGCTATTGAATTCAAGAACGTTTAGTAACCTATAAACCCTGCAAGAACAGAGGAGGTTTTGAGTTCCGGGAATCACAGAGACTACATCTGATTGAAAAGAAGGCTAAAAACGAACCTTTCAACTTTCTCTCCCGATACAAGATCCAGTTCACGAAAAGAGATCCCATTTTGTGTCCGGTTAAAGAACTCGAACCCGAACTCTCGGGCTGCAACAACAAACGCAGCTTCATCCGGAGACTCAGCTTCATAAGAGACATTCCCGGACTCTTCATCGGTCTCAGGTATTGCCGTGTGACACACAGCAAGCAATCTGAAAAACTTCTGCAACACGGCAGCCTCAGGCTGCCTCACCCAATTCCCATTCATAACCCTTTCATCCTCAAAGTTAAACCCTTTAACCTTAGGACCAGACTGATCCACAACAACATCCAAATCTTCATTAACCAAAGGCGAACCACCGCTTCTCACAGCCATAGCTCTTTCAACTTCAGTTATACCGCGTCCATAAGCCTTACCCGCGATAGAACACTTGATAAACTCCATTGAATTGCACGTTAAAGTCCCCGTTTTATCGGATAGAATCGTATCAACCATACCGAGTTCTTCATTCAAATTTGAAGTCCGTGCCTGCGCGGGTTTATCCGTTTCTTCATAGTACATATGAATGTCTCTATTGATGAAAATGCTCTGAAGAACTTTAACGATCTCAATCGAAACGTAAAGCGAAATCGGGATGAAGTAACTATACAGCATTGTAGCAGTGAAGAAGTGGTATATTGCAGCCATTGGAGCTCTTTCTGGATCAAAGAAGATATCTGCATCATCTGGTTTCAAATACCATCTCTCTGTTCTTCCGTTCTTGACTTTATCCTCTCTTGTTTCAACTCCAAAGATGATTGATCCAACGAATGACATTAGAAAGACAAGACCAAACATTAAGTAGATGATCTTGTCCATTGTCCTCTCG from Arabidopsis thaliana chromosome 3, partial sequence includes these protein-coding regions:
- a CDS encoding ATPase E1-E2 type family protein / haloacid dehalogenase-like hydrolase family protein (ATPase E1-E2 type family protein / haloacid dehalogenase-like hydrolase family protein; FUNCTIONS IN: ATPase activity, coupled to transmembrane movement of ions, phosphorylative mechanism; INVOLVED IN: phospholipid transport, ATP biosynthetic process; LOCATED IN: plasma membrane; EXPRESSED IN: 12 plant structures; EXPRESSED DURING: 6 growth stages; CONTAINS InterPro DOMAIN/s: ATPase, P-type, phospholipid-translocating, flippase (InterPro:IPR006539), ATPase, P-type, ATPase-associated domain (InterPro:IPR008250), ATPase, P-type, K/Mg/Cd/Cu/Zn/Na/Ca/Na/H-transporter (InterPro:IPR001757), ATPase, P-type phosphorylation site (InterPro:IPR018303); BEST Arabidopsis thaliana protein match is: autoinhibited Ca2+/ATPase II (TAIR:AT1G13210.1); Has 13604 Blast hits to 12205 proteins in 1686 species: Archae - 149; Bacteria - 4503; Metazoa - 3227; Fungi - 2074; Plants - 1200; Viruses - 3; Other Eukaryotes - 2448 (source: NCBI BLink).), with translation MAGPSRRRRRLHLSKIYSYTCGKSSFQEDHSNIGGPGFSRVVYCNEPGSPAAERRNYAGNYVRSTKYTVASFFPKSLFEQFRRVANFYFLVTGILSLTDLSPYGAVSALLPLALVISATMVKEGIEDWRRKQQDIEVNNRKVKVHDGNGIFRQEEWRNLRVGDIVRVEKDEFFPADLLLLSSSYEDSVCYVETMNLDGETNLKVKQGLEATSSLLNQDSDFKDFRGVVRCEDPNVNLYVFVGTLALEEERFPLSIQQILLRDSKLRNTEYVYGAVVFTGHDTKVIQNSTDPPSKRSRIERTMDKIIYLMFGLVFLMSFVGSIIFGVETREDKVKNGRTERWYLKPDDADIFFDPERAPMAAIYHFFTATMLYSYFIPISLYVSIEIVKVLQSIFINRDIHMYYEETDKPAQARTSNLNEELGMVDTILSDKTGTLTCNSMEFIKCSIAGKAYGRGITEVERAMAVRSGGSPLVNEDLDVVVDQSGPKVKGFNFEDERVMNGNWVRQPEAAVLQKFFRLLAVCHTAIPETDEESGNVSYEAESPDEAAFVVAAREFGFEFFNRTQNGISFRELDLVSGEKVERVYRLLNVLEFNSTRKRMSVIVRDDDGKLLLLSKGADNVMFERLAKNGRQFEAKTQEHVNQYADAGLRTLVLAYREVDENEYIEFNKSFNEAKASVSEDREALIDEITDKMERDLILLGATAVEDKLQNGVPECIDKLAQAGIKIWVLTGDKMETAINIGFASSLLRQEMKQIIINLETPQIKSLEKSGGKDEIELASRESVVMQLQEGKALLAASGASSEAFALIIDGKSLTYALEDEIKKMFLDLATSCASVICCRSSPKQKALVTRLVKSGTGKTTLAIGDGANDVGMLQEADIGVGISGVEGMQAVMSSDIAIAQFRYLERLLLVHGHWCYSRIASMICYFFYKNITFGVTVFLYEAYTSFSGQPAYNDWFLSLFNVFFSSLPVIALGVFDQDVSARFCYKFPLLYQEGVQNILFSWKRIIGWMFNGFISALAIFFLCKESLKHQLFDPDGKTAGREILGGTMYTCVVWVVNLQMALSISYFTWVQHIVIWGSIAFWYIFLMIYGAMTPSFSTDAYMVFLEALAPAPSYWLTTLFVMIFALIPYFVYKSVQMRFFPKYHQMIQWIRYEGHSNDPEFVEMVRQRSIRPTTVGYTARRAASVRRSARFHDQIYKDLVGV